In Vibrio atlanticus, the following proteins share a genomic window:
- a CDS encoding DUF4297 domain-containing protein: MGLAEALISIPQSERGGEVAQRGFDYQTCWALSQMLEYELDGKNYVFIFEYHDDVLILDDEVSPKDLIFAQVKTRESHWTASSLSSSTKKKPVSIVGKLFIHHKNFSDYSPKLMFVTNASFNLCEQNGGKSSFSADEVKDEYKTSFKQALKEQVKLDDASIDLSVMSFVQSSLSLEDHITHLKGKLCDFLSKKFGDSSNLSINVLASLLERECRDKSKVKSADIIDFADLISRKGFSSQAFNGVLDSLNASNSMKPDWEMTKTVFSDLGKTPFQLIPLKAMFSQLCMDLNRNTKNPSTVYLEYAVSLYDEVKIHSDLKLYVIETMQKIDALCPDYTLALKQGKKECIVVYSIIQKLLEGGEI, translated from the coding sequence ATGGGTTTAGCTGAAGCTTTGATTAGTATTCCGCAGTCTGAAAGAGGTGGTGAGGTTGCTCAACGTGGATTTGATTATCAGACTTGCTGGGCGTTATCTCAAATGCTGGAATATGAACTGGATGGAAAGAACTACGTGTTTATCTTCGAGTATCATGATGATGTTCTTATTCTAGATGATGAAGTTTCCCCAAAAGATCTTATTTTTGCGCAGGTAAAAACCAGAGAGTCGCATTGGACTGCATCTTCTCTTAGTAGTAGCACGAAGAAAAAGCCAGTATCTATCGTTGGTAAATTATTCATTCACCATAAGAATTTTTCTGATTATTCGCCTAAGTTAATGTTTGTTACTAATGCTTCATTTAACTTGTGCGAACAGAACGGCGGTAAATCTTCGTTTAGTGCGGATGAGGTAAAGGATGAATATAAGACTAGCTTTAAACAAGCATTGAAAGAACAAGTAAAACTTGATGATGCTAGCATTGATCTTTCTGTGATGAGTTTTGTTCAATCCTCACTGAGCCTAGAGGATCATATTACACATTTAAAAGGTAAGCTGTGCGACTTCCTTAGCAAGAAGTTTGGGGATAGCTCTAACTTGAGTATTAATGTATTAGCGTCTTTACTTGAACGAGAATGCCGAGACAAATCTAAGGTAAAGTCAGCAGATATCATTGATTTTGCAGACCTTATTTCTCGAAAAGGTTTTTCATCCCAAGCATTTAACGGTGTTCTTGATTCGTTGAATGCAAGCAACAGCATGAAGCCTGATTGGGAAATGACGAAAACTGTATTTAGTGATCTCGGTAAGACACCTTTCCAGCTCATTCCGCTTAAAGCAATGTTCTCACAACTCTGTATGGACCTTAATCGAAATACAAAGAATCCGTCGACTGTATATTTAGAATATGCAGTTAGCCTTTACGACGAGGTTAAGATCCATTCGGATTTAAAACTATACGTAATTGAAACCATGCAAAAAATTGATGCACTTTGTCCGGACTATACATTGGCTCTAAAGCAAGGGAAGAAAGAATGTATCGTTGTTTATTCAATAATCCAGAAGCTATTAGAGGGAGGTGAGATATGA
- a CDS encoding DNA polymerase: protein MKTLETAPKTTYQLMRETEHELEDFLQSTFFDTKPLLLDDQVSKFEAELRGREEAKKEIDKRINRYLEGIKSAPWAAMRGKGKAIHISIDSEWVFNHETGKNDILCYSYSVRIGDKSFSGVKHTDMAKLIKQCRDQGLSKEDEMDKRKQLTKKGYKIGFDKFIQELLIKAKARGFIEEWPEQTFIYAHFLRADIASFEEFWNIGKNNKNHKNSLTVVQGTVTSGRGAYGIALDSIGRSKYKIENTKFYSSSNNAFETKLRFIDTTLLSSKASLEELGLQCGFPKMTLPDNMIERMDDLYCKDTSLFNRYAVRDADVALEYGLRMQKFALVDLREDIGLELNSLPSTLGNLGVSLFRHTCGSTAAMHDFLGYETRKKQYYHAKSNAIRNTYDISKTVSREYTDNLAVSALFGGCNFGAYFGVSEKGDYFDYDLSGAYTTSLVNSKKADYPNTFESKNIEDYLGDTMGFAYVRFKHPDGIRFPVMPCRTDLRGIYYPMEGETYVTSPELQLAHDIGCEIEILHGMVIPWVEGSTSMYKDFTTIIRKQRSKYKKAGNELYSGLWKLVGNSLYGKTLQGCSNSKGFDLATGLSKNIPYSPVTNAHYGAYCTSYVRATMLEVIGKLCERYGDDIKIISATTDGWLCNATEEQLEQCLDGPLAQRFQQICTEVSGEDMMQLKHHAKQIISMKTRGQLTAELGYTKPICAKAGIKAPKGVDENEWMVELFLDRYPGQKVARKHLASARDQWLKELDLISIHIEQTLNLEYDFKRRPVNPRMVEVRHPKSGEMVEHLSFDTIPWNTVDEGLDARTYFDEWRVNNCLKTMEDWDNWMDFYKVRSYLKGTGVKYLGDGSEGIFKVQMLRAITQGKWGLPEAPKRAPRGHYDKMVSMFETDGIEGITKQDLANSKGRKLLESKLPVTPRMLPLLSWLVRKYPRVDMTLIFHPIEVEEAVSMLEEYSREHTEKLAA, encoded by the coding sequence ATGAAAACGTTAGAAACAGCCCCAAAAACAACATATCAATTGATGCGCGAAACTGAGCACGAATTAGAAGACTTCCTGCAGTCCACGTTCTTCGATACAAAACCATTGCTTTTAGATGATCAAGTTAGCAAGTTCGAAGCTGAGCTGCGAGGACGTGAGGAAGCTAAAAAGGAAATAGATAAACGTATTAATCGATACTTAGAGGGGATTAAATCTGCTCCATGGGCGGCAATGCGTGGTAAGGGTAAAGCTATCCATATATCGATAGACTCTGAGTGGGTCTTTAACCATGAGACGGGTAAGAACGATATTCTTTGCTACTCCTACAGTGTTCGCATTGGTGATAAGTCGTTTAGCGGCGTGAAACATACCGACATGGCGAAACTGATTAAGCAGTGTCGTGATCAAGGTCTGTCGAAAGAAGATGAAATGGATAAGCGTAAGCAGCTTACCAAGAAAGGTTATAAGATCGGCTTTGACAAATTCATCCAAGAATTACTGATAAAAGCTAAAGCACGTGGTTTCATCGAAGAATGGCCTGAGCAGACCTTTATCTATGCTCATTTTCTTCGTGCTGATATCGCTTCTTTCGAAGAGTTTTGGAACATCGGTAAAAATAACAAGAACCATAAAAACTCGCTAACAGTCGTTCAAGGTACAGTAACCTCTGGTCGCGGTGCTTACGGTATCGCTCTGGACTCCATCGGGCGCAGTAAATATAAAATAGAAAACACCAAGTTCTACTCTTCATCAAATAACGCTTTTGAAACTAAGCTTCGCTTCATCGATACAACTTTGTTGAGTAGCAAGGCATCACTTGAGGAGCTAGGGTTGCAGTGCGGTTTCCCCAAAATGACGCTACCAGACAACATGATAGAGCGAATGGATGACCTGTATTGTAAGGATACTAGTCTGTTTAATCGGTATGCGGTTCGCGATGCGGATGTTGCCTTGGAATATGGTTTACGGATGCAGAAGTTCGCATTGGTTGACCTTCGTGAAGATATTGGTCTGGAGCTGAATAGCCTGCCTTCGACATTAGGCAATCTTGGTGTGTCGTTGTTCCGACATACGTGTGGTAGTACAGCCGCAATGCATGACTTTTTAGGATATGAGACTCGTAAAAAGCAGTATTATCATGCAAAAAGTAATGCTATTCGCAACACATACGATATATCGAAAACGGTTAGTCGAGAGTACACCGATAACCTTGCAGTTTCAGCCTTGTTTGGTGGTTGTAATTTTGGAGCTTACTTTGGGGTATCTGAAAAAGGTGACTATTTTGATTATGATTTGAGCGGCGCGTACACGACCAGCTTAGTCAACTCTAAAAAGGCCGATTACCCTAATACCTTCGAATCTAAGAATATTGAAGACTATCTAGGTGATACCATGGGTTTTGCGTATGTTCGCTTTAAACATCCAGACGGTATCCGATTTCCTGTCATGCCTTGTCGAACCGATCTTCGTGGCATCTATTATCCGATGGAAGGGGAAACTTATGTAACGTCGCCAGAGCTTCAACTGGCGCACGATATTGGGTGTGAAATTGAGATCTTACATGGAATGGTAATCCCTTGGGTTGAGGGTTCGACATCTATGTATAAGGACTTCACCACTATCATTCGTAAGCAACGTTCCAAGTACAAGAAAGCAGGAAATGAGCTGTACAGCGGGCTATGGAAGTTGGTAGGTAACTCGCTTTATGGCAAAACTTTGCAGGGGTGCAGCAACTCAAAAGGGTTCGATCTTGCTACAGGATTGAGTAAGAACATCCCATACTCACCAGTGACTAACGCGCACTACGGGGCATACTGCACGTCTTATGTTCGCGCTACCATGCTTGAGGTTATTGGCAAGCTTTGCGAGCGTTATGGCGATGACATTAAGATAATTTCAGCCACCACAGACGGTTGGTTGTGCAATGCCACAGAAGAGCAATTAGAGCAATGCTTAGACGGTCCATTAGCACAACGCTTCCAGCAAATCTGTACTGAAGTCAGTGGCGAAGACATGATGCAACTAAAGCACCATGCTAAACAGATTATCTCTATGAAGACTCGTGGACAATTGACTGCTGAATTAGGATATACAAAACCTATATGCGCTAAAGCAGGGATAAAAGCACCGAAAGGCGTAGATGAAAATGAGTGGATGGTCGAGTTGTTCTTAGATCGTTATCCGGGTCAGAAAGTTGCACGTAAACACTTAGCTTCAGCGCGTGACCAATGGTTAAAGGAACTCGACCTGATTTCTATCCATATCGAACAGACACTTAACCTCGAATATGACTTTAAACGTCGCCCCGTAAACCCTCGTATGGTGGAAGTTCGTCACCCTAAAAGCGGTGAAATGGTAGAGCACCTATCGTTCGATACTATTCCATGGAATACCGTTGATGAAGGTTTAGATGCTCGTACTTATTTCGACGAGTGGCGTGTAAACAACTGCCTAAAAACGATGGAAGATTGGGACAATTGGATGGACTTCTATAAGGTTCGTAGTTATCTCAAGGGAACTGGTGTTAAATACCTAGGAGATGGCTCAGAGGGCATTTTCAAGGTACAGATGTTACGAGCTATCACTCAAGGTAAATGGGGGCTACCAGAGGCTCCAAAACGCGCTCCACGAGGTCATTACGATAAGATGGTCTCTATGTTTGAGACTGACGGTATAGAAGGTATCACTAAACAAGATTTAGCAAATTCGAAGGGACGTAAGCTACTGGAATCTAAGTTACCTGTAACGCCTCGCATGTTGCCACTCCTATCATGGTTAGTGCGTAAGTACCCAAGGGTCGATATGACATTGATTTTCCATCCTATCGAGGTTGAAGAAGCAGTTTCCATGCTAGAAGAGTACAGCCGAGAACATACTGAAAAACTAGCAGCGTAG